GGACGCTCTGGCCTCCTCGACCGACTCCTCCGGAAAGACGCCAAACCGTCCTTCCGCCACCACTTCCTCGGGGACGGTTGAGTGCCACTGGCCGCCGTGAATCGTCCCAATGTTGACAGGGGCGATGTGGGAAGGATCGTCATAGAGGGGATGACCATTCTCCTCATGGCGACGGACCTCAAGTTGGTGTATGGCTTCCAGCAAAAGAGAGAACTTCTCGATGGCGCTGACGCCGTCCTTCTTCATGGCGGCGTGGGTAGCCTTGCCGGGGACCGAAAGTCGGAATGTGAGCGCGCCGGACTGGACGGGACAGACCTTGAGATTCGTCGGTTCGAGGATGACCGCGGCGTCGGCAGTGTATCCCTTCACGATGGTGGCCAGAGTTCCCACACCGCCTGTCTCCTCTCCAACGACGCTTTGCAGTAGTATATCACCAGCCGGTCGGAAGCCGATCTGTTGCAGTGACTGAATGGCAAAGATGGCCGCTGTCAGTCCAGATTTCATGTCACACGATCCGCGCCCGTAGAGCTTCCCATCTCTGACGGCTCCGCTCCAGGGGGAATCGTGCCAAAGAGATTCATCCCCTGTGCCCACCACATCCACATGGCCATTCAGTATCAGGGAACGGCCAGCCGTTTTATCACCACCTCTCCAGCGAGCCACCACGTCTATACGGGAGTCGGGAGAAAAACCGTCATTACAGAACGCGGGATGGCTTTTCAGCTCATCGAACCGGCTGGGGAAAACATCCACTTCCATGCCCAATGATTTGAGTTTATGGCTTACAAGTTCTTGGACTTCATGTTCCTCATCTGGCAGGCTCGGCGTCTGAGTGAGCTTCTGGCAGTAGCGGACGATATCGTCTCTGAGAGAATCGACGGCTTCTGATATCAGTTTGACTGTCTT
This genomic window from Candidatus Neomarinimicrobiota bacterium contains:
- a CDS encoding ArgE/DapE family deacylase yields the protein MMKTVKLISEAVDSLRDDIVRYCQKLTQTPSLPDEEHEVQELVSHKLKSLGMEVDVFPSRFDELKSHPAFCNDGFSPDSRIDVVARWRGGDKTAGRSLILNGHVDVVGTGDESLWHDSPWSGAVRDGKLYGRGSCDMKSGLTAAIFAIQSLQQIGFRPAGDILLQSVVGEETGGVGTLATIVKGYTADAAVILEPTNLKVCPVQSGALTFRLSVPGKATHAAMKKDGVSAIEKFSLLLEAIHQLEVRRHEENGHPLYDDPSHIAPVNIGTIHGGQWHSTVPEEVVAEGRFGVFPEESVEEARAS